A genomic region of Fusarium oxysporum Fo47 chromosome VI, complete sequence contains the following coding sequences:
- a CDS encoding major facilitator superfamily domain-containing protein, producing the protein MGNPDIETSSAVAQRVSVEITKTQVGVGREQLSDALPPHADYEGGHRWDPSATWTPEEERRAVRKTDLKLLSWLCLMFFGLQLDRGNISNALADDLLTDLGLTTDDYNNGTTIQVLCFLLAEFPVQFLTKRYGFKHVLPTLMVCWGLVSTFQAFMTGRAAFYVTRALIGTFEGGFIPGVILMATYFYTSKELSIRLAAFWSTLNIARVISALLAAGLIEMRGVNGHPGWFWLLLLEGLLTVVIGLVSMAYLPTSPTGTKSLIWRKSWYTEREEVIMINRILRDDPAKGLTALKEPATWKDVKNAWSDPSLWGLYFIGLVAYIPAAPVQAYLTLTLKRVGKFSTLASNLLTAPSAALQIITMLALAYSSEYFNERTFHCLFGEIWSLPLLTALLTLPDEGREWGRFSIITLISGYPYFHPLVSSWISENSFDVKKRAIAAATYNVIVQMGSVTSSQIYRKWDAPYYKNGNKVLISILCLSVVAFLAQRFWLIHLNKKKIEQWEQMTPEQKLEYQTDKEQREIDGNKRLDFRFAY; encoded by the exons ATGGGTAATCCGGATATCGAGACGAGCTCGGCAGTTGCTCAGCGCGTGTCGGTGGAAATCACCAAGACGCAAGTCGGAGTTGGCCGAGAGCAATTGTCAGACGCTTTGCCGCCTCATGCCGACTACGAAGGCGGCCATCGGTGGGATCCCTCGGCTACATGGACtcctgaagaggagagacGGGCTGTACGAAAGACTGACCTCAAGCTTTTGTCTTGGTTGTGTCTTATG TTCTTTGGTCTGCAATTGGATCGAGGAAACATCTCGAACGCGCTCGCTGATGACCTCTTGACTGATCTCGGATTGACCACCGACGATTACAACAACGGAACAACCATCCAAGTCCTTTGCTTCTTGCTGGCTGAATTCCCAGTCCAATTCCTCACCAAGCGATATGGCTTCAAGCATGTTCTTCCCACGCTCATGGTCTGCTGGGGTCTTGTCTCAACCTTCCAAGCCTTCATGACTGGACGAGCTGCTTTTTACGTTACCCGTGCTCTGATCGGCACCTTTGAGGGTGGTTTCATCCCCGGTGTTATTCTCATGGCGACATATTTCTACACCTCGAAGGAGCTGTCTATTCGACTCGCCGCTTTCTGGTCAACTCTCAACATCGCCCGTGTCATCTCTGCTCTCCTTGCTGCTGGATTGATTGAGATGCGAGGCGTCAACGGCCACCCCGGTTGGTTttggcttctcctccttgaaGGTCTTCTTACCGTGGTCATTGGTCTCGTCTCCATGGCCTATCTTCCTACTTCGCCTACCGGCACCAAGTCTCTCATCTGGCGAAAGTCTTGGTATACTGAGCGTGAGGAGGTCATCATGATCAACCGTATCCTTCGAGATGATCCTGCCAAGGGTCTCACGGCATTGAAGGAGCCTGCTACATGGAAGGATGTCAAGAACGCATGGTCAGACCCTTCGCTCTGGGGTCTTTACTTTATTGGTCTCGTTGCCTACATTCCTGCCGCGCCTGTTCAGGCTTATTTGACTCTTACACTTAAACGAGTTGGAAAGTTCAGTACCTTGGCTAGCAACCTGCTCACTGCACCATCCGCTGCACTCCAGATCATCACTATGCTTGCGCTGGCATACAGTTCTGAGTACTTTAACGAGAGGACGTTCCACTGTCTGTTCGGAGAGATCTGGTCACTTCCTCTTCTTACAGCGCTTCTCACTCTTCCTGATGAGGGCCGAGAATGGGGACGATTCTCTATCATTACTCTAATCTCTGGATATCCCTACTTCCATCCTCTGGTTTCTTCTTGGATTTCCGAGAACTCTTTTGATGTTAAGAAGCGAGCCATTGCTGCAGCTACATATAACGTCATCGTTCAAAT GGGAAGCGTTACAAGCTCCCAGATCTACCGCAAATGGGATGCTCCTTACTACAAGAACGGTAACAAGGTGCTCATTTCGATCCTGTGCCTCTCTGTCGTGGCCTTCCTCGCCCAGCGATTCTGGCTCATCcacctcaacaagaagaagatcgaaCAGTGGGAACAGATGACACCGGAGCAGAAGCTCGAATATCAGACGGACAAGGAACAGCGAGAGATTGATGGAAACAAGCGACTTGATTTCCGCTTTGCTTACTGA
- a CDS encoding NADP-dependent oxidoreductase domain-containing protein — protein sequence MAWAEPRNTGMIYRRLGRSGLHVSAIGLGSWMTYGGYAQDEEAFACMKKAYDLGINFFDTAENYTAGQAEIVMGKAIKHFGWKRSDLVISTKINWGAVNGEILVNNHGLSRKHIIEGLDASLERLQLDYVDIVYAHRPDRLTPMEETVRAFNYLIDNGKAFYWGTSEWSADEIAEAVGIARDLRMIGPIAEQPFYNILVRDRVEGQFQRLYERTGLGITSFSPLKMGVLSGKYNDIVDGKPPKDSRFEASKDNFADFMRGRIGTDDWKEEIDKVRQLKPIADKLGISQAQLGIAWCLKNHNVTSVITGASRPEQLDDTVASLKILDKLTPEIMEEIDTITKNKVELDPARQS from the exons ATGGCTTGGGCTGAACCTAGAAACACTGGCATGATCTACCGTCGTCTCGGTAGATCCGGTTTACATGTCTCTGCGATTGGTCTTGGTAGCTGGATGACCTATGGAGGTTACGCTCAAGATGAGGAGGCATTTGCTTGCATGAAGAAGGCTTACGACCTTGGAATCAACTTCTTTGACACAGCCGAGAACTATACCGCTGGCCAAGCTGAGATTGTCATGGGAAAGGCTATTAAGCACTTTGGGTGGAAGCGCAGCGATTTGGTCATTAGCACAA AGATCAACTGGGGCGCCGTTAATGGAGAGattctcgtcaacaaccATGGGCTTTCGAGAAAGCACATTATCGAGGGTCTAGACGCCTCATTGGAGCGTCTCCAGCTCGACTATGTCGACATTGTCTACGCTCACCGGCCAGATAGACTGACTCCTATGGAAGAGACTGTCCGAGCCTTCAACTACCTGATTGACAACGGAAAG GCTTTCTACTGGGGTACATCAGAGTGGTCCGCTGATGAGATTGCCGAAGCT GTCGGAATTGCTCGTGATCTAAGAATGATTGGACCTATCGCCGAGCAACCCTTTTACAACATCCTCGTCAGAGACAGAGTTGAAGGCCAATTCCAACGCCTATATGAGCGCACTGGCCTAGGCATCACCTCATTCTCCCCCCTGAAAATGGGCGTTCTCAGTGGAAAGTACAACGACATAGTTGACGGCAAGCCACCCAAAGACTCCCGTTTTGAAGCTAGCAAGGACAACTTCGCAGACTTCATGCGCGGCCGCATTGGCACTGATGACTGGAAGGAGGAGATCGACAAGGTTCGGCAGTTGAAGCCCATTGCTGATAAGCTGGGCATCAGCCAGGCTCAACTTGGTATTGCATGGTGTCTTAAGAATCATAATGTTACCAGTGTTATCACCGGTGCCAGCCGGCCTGAGCAGTTGGATGATACTGTTGCTTCGCTGAAGATTCTTGATAAGCTGACACCAGAGATTATGGAAGAGATTGACACTATTACGAAGAACAAGGTTGAGCTGGACCCTGCTAGACAGAGCTAG
- a CDS encoding amino acid/polyamine transporter I, which produces MESQTPRDRNVHIDDSAALEQLGHKQELKRNFSKISLLGLAFAILNTWTALSASISLALPSGGPSSVIWGLIVAGICNLCLAAPLAEMLSAYPTAGGQYHWAALIAWPKWSRGISYVTGWINAAGYVVLTATAPLLGSTFVMDSITFMHPTYEAKAWHQFLIYLAFTIIALVINAFATRILPLFNKAAFLWSISGFIIISITVLACAAPDYQSGAFVYGKFINEVGWPDGLSWMLGLLQGAFALTGFDAAAHMIEEIPNARKEGPRIMIWCILIGMLSGFIFLSCLLFVLKDVQTVIESPAGALLQMYFDATNSKAGSICLIVFSIVCMVFTATAIMTTSARMTYAFSRDRGLPFSHIWAKYNDALEVPLNALLWTTAWVIIFGLILLGSSSAFNAITAASVVALGVTYAIPPAIHLLRGGNLLPEDRPFKLSTPVRWVCSLVGIAWAILTTVLFVFPPELPVTATNMNYCIAAFGVILLIAVGTWIVDGRKHYKGPLIEINMDGATLEGASMAETTCTSNPEDDMKNHNA; this is translated from the exons ATGGAGTCCCAAACGCCGCGGGACAGAAATGTCCATATTGACGATTCAGCTGCTTTAGAACAGCTCGGTCACAAACAGGAACTCAAGCGCAACTTTTCCAAGATCTCTCTTCTCGGTCTCGCTTTTGCTATCCTCAACACATGGACCGCCTTGTCAGCCTCTATCAGTCTCGCCCTCCCCTCTGGAGGCCCCAGCTCCGTTATCTGGGGTCTCATCGTGGCTGGTATTTGCAACTTGTGTCTAGCTGCTCCTCTGGCCGAGATGTTGTCGGCTTATCCTACCGCTGGTGGTCAATATCACTGGGCTGCTCTCATTGCTTGGCCGAAGTGGTCAAGAGGTATCAGCTACGTCACCGGTTGGATCAACGCTGCTGGTTATGTTGTGTTGACGGCGACGGCCCCTCTGCTTGGAAGTACTTTTGTTATGGACTCGATTACTTTTATGCATCCTACCTACGAAGCCAAGGCATGGCATCAGTTCCTGATTTATCTAGCCTTCACGATCATCGCCCTCGTCATCAATGCCTTTGCGACACGAATTCTACCACTGTTCAACAAAGCCGCCTTTCTGTGGAGTATCTCGggattcatcatcatcagcataACTGTTTTGGCCTGTGCTGCTCCTGATTATCAGAGTGGTGCGTTCGTCTATGGAAAGTTTATCAATGAGGTCGGCTGGCCTGACGGCCTCTCTTGGATGCTTGGACTTCTCCAGGGTGCCTTTGCTCTCACCGGATTCGATGCCGCTGCGCATATGATCGAAGAGATCCCTAACGCTCGGAAGGAGGGCCCCAGAATTATGATCTGGTGCATTCTTATCGGCATGCTGTCTGgtttcatcttcctctcatgCCTGTTGTTCGTTCTCAAGGACGTTCAAACCGTTATCGAGTCACCAGCCGGCGCTCTTCTGCAGATGTACTTCGATGCTACTAACAGCAAGGCTGGAAGTATCTGcctcatcgtcttctctATCGTCTGCATGGTGTTCACTGCCACTGCTATCATGACCACCAGTGCCCGCATGACCTATGCTTTCAGCCGTGACCGAGGTCTTCCCTTCAGCCATATCTGGGCCAAATACAACGACGCCCTCGAGGTTCCTCTCAACGCTCTTCTCTGGACTACAGCCTGGGTTATCATCTTCGGTCTTATTCTTCTTGGAAGCTCAAGTGCCTTCAACGCCATTACTGCTGCTTCCGTTGTTGCTCTCG GTGTCACCTACGCGATCCCTCCCGCCATTCATCTCCTCCGCGGCGGAAACTTACTTCCCGAAGACCGACCTTTCAAGCTCAGCACTCCTGTCCGATGGGTTTGCAGTCTCGTTGGTATTGCCTGGGCCATCCTCACCACCGTCCTTTTCGTATTCCCACCCGAGCTTCCCGTCACCGCTACCAACATGAACTACTGTATTGCTGCGTTTGGAGTCATCCTTCTGATTGCTGTGGGCACTTGGATCGTTGATGGTCGAAAACACTACAAGGGCCCCCTCATTGAAATTAATATGGATGGTGCCACTCTTGAGGGCGCATCCATGGCCGAGACCACATGCACTTCAAATCCTGAAGATGATATGAAGAACCATAATGCTTAA
- a CDS encoding heterokaryon incompatibility protein-domain-containing protein, with product MTLIRLLKIIPGTQNAVVSSHMSVVNLDDNPTYKCLSYTWGEPGGDETDEIWSKPSQTILIDGFEMHIRQNLYNALIAFCQSGILGPIWIDALCINQNDIEERNAQVSQMANIYKNSEEVIVWLGHEREYTRRAVACFQRLPITRQELLSDENVVLRDKAFASCSFKDSELLAMTRFFTDHAWFGRTWTLQEMWLAREMTFMCGTIYASVDVILAGSSIAHDSYSSRSVTEDIQRTPAITWLMNFTYDLIAKLRKEIDGTSPSPLGFEVDYHRARHATDPRDKVYGLLAISDTTTADNYMEPVVADYSKPVREVFSIAAAHCLLNTIGWRGLSYIGDRSRYRIPDLPSWVPDYTQAIPWRLLQRRSEDTFKTATHQQVCIEYDINSPYTICSPYSYFDTITAATTAYWEDIEGYSQMIEILNLALNPFPVKTSGGDNVLSVMARTLTADQAGIYDYDSYDFVGQFGEMTYSMLWLSISKNPEMVYQLLKNPEASLSKALFSTGIQDRGDLLPSLLHPYRQIYKTEEQMELEFKPTESQDQSLKARTSLIQLDWGSASHKRSLFRTKKGHLGLAPQTIQVGDEVGILQGAEVPHVFRRDSGSETSLSLVGDAYVYGIMHGELESEGLEFIRVRLV from the exons ATGACCCTG ATTCGACTTCTAAAAATCATTCCTGGAACTCAGAATGCCGTGGTTTCGAGCCATATGAGTGTCGTCAACCTTGATGACAACCCAACATACAAATGTCTGTCATATACTTGGGGCGAGCCGGGTGGAGATGAAACCGATGAGATTTGGTCGAAGCCTTCTCAGACTATTCTCATTGATGGCTTTGAGATGCATATCAGGCAAAACCTTTACAACGCCCTCATTGCGTTCTGTCAATCTGGAATTCTAGGACCCATATGGATAGATGCTCTTTGCATTAATCAAAACGATATAGAGGAACGAAACGCTCAGGTTTCTCAGATGGCAAACATCTACAAAAATTCCGAGGAAGTCATTGTATGGCTCGGCCATGAGAGAGAATACACTCGGAGAGCGGTGGCTTGCTTTCAAAGACTACCCATCACCCGCCAGGAGCTCCTTTCAGATGAGAATGTCGTCTTAAGGGACAAAGCCTTCGCATCGTGCAGCTTCAAAGACTCAGAACTGCTAGCCATGACACGTTTCTTCACTGACCATGCATGGTTTGGCCGGACATGGACACTTCAAGAGATGTGGCTAGCTCGAGAGATGACATTTATGTGCGGAACAATCTATGCTTCCGTGGATGTTATCCTCGCCGGAAGTAGTATTGCACATGATAGTTACTCGTCGAGGAGTGTTACAGAAGACATCCAGAGGACCCCAGCGATTACGTGGCTGATGAACTTCACCTACGACTTGATAGCCAAACTGAGGAAGGAAATTGATGGGACTTCTCCTTCGCCACTTGGATTCGAAGTCGACTATCATCGTGCGAGGCATGCTACAGATCCTAGAGACAAGGTTTATGGTCTACTGGCAATATCCG ATACTACTACAGCGGATAATTATATGGAACCAGTAGTTGCCGATTATTCAAAACCAGTCCGGGAGGTATTCTCGATAGCCGCAGCACATTGTCTGCTCAACACAATAGGCTGGCGAGGCCTGAGCTATATCGGAGACCGCAGTAGATATCGCATCCCAGATCTACCATCCTGGGTCCCAGACTACACACAAGCTATTCCTTGGAGGCTTCTTCAACGAAGAAGTGAAGATACTTTCAAAACAGCAACTCACCAACAAGTCTGCATCGAGTACGATATCAACTCGCCATACACTATCTGTTCGCCATATTCTTACTTCGATACGATTACTGCCGCCACAACTGCATACTGGGAAGATATAGAGGGCTATTCTCAGATGATTGAAATTCTGAATCTCGCTTTGAATCCATTTCCTGTCAAGACGTCCGGAGGAGACAATGTCTTGTCAGTCATGGCCAGAACCTTAACGGCAGATCAAGCAGGGATATACGACTATGATTCATATGATTTTGTTGGTCAATTTGGGGAAATGACATACAGTATGCTGTGGCTGAGCATTTCAAAGAACCCAGAGATGGTATATCAACTGCTCAAAAACCCTGAGGCCAGTCTTTCCAAAGCTTTGTTTTCGACAGGAATTCAGGACCGTGGAGACTTGCTGCCAAGTCTACTACACCCCTATCGACAGATATACAAAACAGAGGAACAAATGGAGTTAGAGTTTAAGCCCACAGAGTCTCAAGATCAGAGCCTCAAGGCTCGAACCTCATTGATACAGCTTGACTGGGGTTCTGCATCACACAAAAGAAGTCTCTTTCGAACGAAGAAAGGACATCTTGGGCTTGCACCCCAGACTATTCAGGTCGGTGACGAAGTGGGCATATTGCAAGGCGCTGAAGTTCCGCATGTATTTCGTCGAGATTCAGGTTCGGAAACGTCGTTAAGTCTGGTTGGCGACGCCTATGTTTATGGGATTATGCATGGGGAGTTAGAGTCCGAGGGCCTGGAGTTCATCAGGGTTCGGCTAGTTTAG
- a CDS encoding class I glutamine amidotransferase-like protein — translation MTRTYRIAVLECDTPFPSVNEKRGSYGDIFRDLLTKGLKNEALGDKGKDVSLDLSKWDVVTAQEYPNIEDVDGFLLTGSKHTSFADDPWILKLVEFVKKVYTTTEKPIVGICFGHQIIGRALGAKVAVSPGGWEVCVDRINLNETGQKLLGVSSLGLHQMHRDAVLEVPEGLVSLGSSSRCEVQGLYKPGRIISFQAHPEFDDFIMQEIMEARYAQQIFSKEMYEEGITRARAHHDGLLVAAKIWEFLL, via the exons ATGACTCGAACATATAGAATTGCTGTTCTAGAGTGCGATACGCCTTTTCCTTCTGTTAATGAAAAGCGCGGTTCTTATGGAGATATCTTTCGTGATCTTCTTACCAAGGGTCTCAAGAATGAAGCACTTGGtgacaagggcaaggatgTGAGCCTGGATCTTAGCAAATGGGATGTTGTCACAGCACAAGAGTACCCAAAcattgaagatgttgatggtttCTTGTTAACCGGAAGCA AACACACATCCTTCGCTGATGACCCTTGGATTttgaagcttgttgagtTTGTCAAGAAGGTTTATACAACGACGGAGAAGCCCATTGTTGGCATCTGCTTTGGCCATCAGATCATTGGACGAGCACTTGGTGCAAAGGTTGCGGTGAGCCCGGGTGGTTGGGAGGTTTGTGTTGATAGAATCAACCTCAACGAGACTGGCCAGAAGCTATTGGGTGTTTCATCTCTC GGCCTTCATCAAATGCACCGAGACGCAGTCCTGGAAGTTCCCGAAGGTCTGGTCAGTCTCGGCAGCAGCTCAAGGTGCGAGGTTCAAGGACTCTACAAGCCTGGGCGTATCATCTCGTTCCAGGCTCATCCGGAGTTTGACGACTTTATCATGCAGGAAATTATGGAGGCCAGATATGCCCAGCAGATCTTCTCAAAGGAGATGTATGAGGAAGGTATAACGAGAGCAAGGGCGCATCATGATGGGCTTCTTGTGGCTGCGAAGATTTGGGAGTTCCTTCTTTGA
- a CDS encoding fungal-specific transcription factor domain-containing protein, with product MSPSPTNPNPNPSMRPVPIIRSRTGCFTCRKRKKKCDESKPICSGCKRNKLDCVWPEPQPAKGPSRSSFGAASTSSQQSVASLRQGHDADSVNDPVIPDPVPEEDRAAENPDVPQNGDSSPVHGQGDTHMVDAEADVDIIEAVDDVDQPSPSQSSNSSDSPTVITTWDADTANALTLALPPSPDTGLSFNGAITMPMSMLPEQGHQSYELLSYYLSRTANSMGNGSTDVNPFIAKLIPLAFSKPLVLQLILAQSAAHRQASAERHPSDEIAQRYYTDSLRMFRNVVDEYVSGNAENTLVLTVGSLIMCLTEVAKGDIHGTIFDHLTASKSLVSTLLTGTQNMVYDDLPDFLTEYYMHIAATSMISIDPQYNSQSLLSPDIEVRARNLVARKYVGQLCGCWLEILILISQIFHLGQVMSSPTVDGEISPSPDNIVNFAFLQSQVMGFFPDPSVTPYTRLAGLVWKQAALLYLWTVLGKPHQQPEGSFQRALVESAVAEAVALLDQFPASVRINTSLCWPLAVIGCSTSDPSVQQVLRTRLQTMLDTIGLGNMRQTLVLLEHIWEQPPDQVSPWMLCRAMRERQIWISFA from the exons ATGTCACCGTCACCAACAAACCCAAACCCAAACCCCTCAATGCGTCCCGTGCCTATAATCCGCAGTAGGACGGGCTGTTTTACCTGTAGGAAGCGCAAAAAGAAGTGCGACGAGAG TAAACCAATCTGCAGCGGTTGCAAACGCAACAAGCTCGACTGTGTCTGGCCTGAACCACAGCCTGCCAAGGGACCATCACGGTCTTCATTTGGTGCTGCATCTACAAGCTCACAACAGAGCGTTGCTTCGCTGAGACAGGGTCACGATGCAGACTCGGTGAATGACCCGGTGATACCGGACCCGGTGCCGGAGGAGGACCGAGCTGCTGAGAATCCCGATGTACCCCAGAATGGCGACAGTTCTCCGGTGCATGGGCAAGGGGACACCCACATGGtcgatgctgaagctgatgTGGATATCATCGAAgccgttgatgatgttgatcagCCATCTCCTTCACAGTCATCCAACTCATCAGACTCACCGACTGTTATCACAACATGGGATGCAGATACCGCCAATGCTCTCACTCTCGCTCTGCCGCCGTCCCCAGACACAGGACTCTCATTCAATGGAGCCATTACTATGCCAATGTCGATGCTACCTGAGCAGGGACATCAGTCATATGAGCTTCTCAGTTACTACCTGTCACGAACGGCCAATAGCATGGGCAACGGTTCCACGGACGTGAATCCCTTCATCGCCAAGCTTATACCATTGGCCTTCTCAAAACCACTTGTGCTACAACTCATCCTCGCCCAGAGTGCTGCGCATCGTCAGGCATCAGCAGAGCGACATCCAAGCGATGAGATCGCTCAGAGGTATTACACCGACTCGCTGCGGATGTTTAGGAATGTCGTCGATGAGTATGTATCCGGAAATGCCGAGAACACCCTTGTCTTGACAGTCGGCAGTCTTATCATGTGTTTGACTGAG GTTGCCAAAGGAGACATTCACGGCACAATATTTGACCATCTAACAGCGTCCAAGTCATTAGTGAGCACATTACTCACAGGGACGCAGAACATGGTGTACGACGACTTACCAGACTTTCTAACCGAGTACTACATGCATATCGCAGCCACCAGTATGATCTCGATTGATCCCCAGTATAACTCACAGTCATTACTCAGCCCCGATATTGAAGTCCGGGCCAGAAACTTGGTCGCAAGGAAGTATGTCGGCCAACTATGTGGCTGCTGGCTCGAAATACTCATCCTTATATCCCAGATCTTTCACCTAGGACAAGTAATGTCTTCACCGACTGTCGATGGAGAGATCTCACCAAGCCCCGACAACATTGTCAATTTCGCTTTCCTTCAATCTCAAGTAATGGGCTTCTTCCCAGATCCTTCTGTCACACCATATACACGTCTTGCGGGGCTGGTATGGAAACAAGCTGCCCTCCTGTATCTCTGGACAGTCCTTGGGAAACCTCATCAGCAACCTGAAGGCAGCTTCCAACGAGCATTAGTAGAATCGGCCGTCGCTGAAGCAGTTGCATTACTTGATCAATTCCCCGCTTCGGTCAGGATAAATACGAGTCTTTGCTGGCCACTCGCTGTTATCGGGTGTAGCACGTCAGATCCTTCAGTCCAGCAGGTCTTGAGGACGCGGTTGCAGACTATGTTAGACACAATTGGGCTGGGGAATATGAGACAAACACTGGTGCTATTGGAGCATATTTGGGAGCAGCCGCCGGATCAAGTCAGTCCTTGGATGCTATGTAGGGCGATGCGTGAGCGTCAGATCTGGATATCTTTTGCATGA
- a CDS encoding serine hydroxymethyltransferase-domain-containing protein → MMNLRLLRQQCLRTKPSLASRVTTRTFASQSDLLGANLEQGDPEIHAILKREEKRQNHFINLIPSENFTSRSVLDALGSVMQNKYSEGYPGARYYGGNEHIDEAERLCQRRALETFRLDPEKWGVNVQPLSGSPANLYAYSAILNTHDRIMGLDLPHGGHLSHGYQIPNKKISMVSKYYETFPYRLNEETGLIDYDKLRENALLYRPKVIVAGTSAYSRLIDYERMRAIADEAGAYLLSDMAHVSGLVAAGVIGTPFEDSDIVTTTTHKSLRGPRGAMIFYRKGVRSTDKKGKQIMYDLEGPINASVFPGHQGGPHNHTITALAVALRQAQTPEFKQYQEKVLENSQALAKQLSEGLGYKLVSGGTDNHLVLVDLKPKGVDGARVERVLELVGVASNKNTVPGDRSALKPGGLRLGTPAMTTRGFNGEDFKRVADIVDRGVQITLAVDKDARAAAEAKGAKNPGTVKNFLEFLGDGSNVKEIKALRDEVAEWVGGFPQPWLKS, encoded by the exons ATGATGAACTTGAGGCTCCTTCGGCAGCAATGCCTTCGCACAAAGCCATCTCTGGCCAGCCGCGTTACCACCAGGACATTTGCTTCTCAATCTGAT CTTCTCGGTGCCAACCTCGAGCAAGGCGACCCTGAGATCCACGCCATTCTCAAGCGT GAAGAGAAGCGCCAGAACcatttcatcaacctcatccctTCCGAAAACTTCACTTCGCGATCCGTTCTCGATGCTCTAGGCAGTGTTATGCAAAACAAGTACTCTGAGGGCTACCCCGGCGCGCGATACTATGGTGGTAACGAACATATCGATGAGGCAGAGCGTCTATGCCAAAGACGTGCCCTCGAGACCTTCCGTCTTGACCCTGAGAAATGGGGTGTCAATGTTCAGC CCCTTTCTGGATCACCTGCCAACCTCTACGCCTACTCTGCTATCCTCAACACCCACGACCGTATCATGGGTCTTGACCTTCCCCATGGAGGTCATCTCTCACACGGCTACCAAATccccaacaagaagatctcCATGGTCTCCAAGTACTACGAGACCTTCCCCTACCGATTGAACGAGGAGACTGGTCTCATCGACTACGACAAACTTCGCGAGAACGCTCTTCTGTACCGTCCTAAGGTTATCGTCGCTGGTACATCTGCCTACTCCCGCCTGATCGATTACGAGCGCATGCGTGCTATCGCCGACGAGGCTGGTGCTTACCTTCTGTCTGACATGGCTCACGTTTCTGGTCTTGTCGCTGCTGGTGTTATTGGAACACCATTTGAGGATTCTGATATCGTTACTACCACCACCCACAAGTCCCTTCGTGGACCTCGTGGTGCCATGATCTTCTACCGCAAGGGCGTTCGAAGCACAgacaagaagggcaagcagATCATGTATGATCTTGAAGGCCCTATCAACGCTTCAGTTTTCCCTGGTCACCAGGGTGGTCCTCACAACCACACCATCACCGCCCTCGCTGTTGCCCTTCGCCAAGCTCAGACACCCGAGTTCAAGCAGTACCAAGAAAAGGTCCTCGAGAACTCACAAGCTCTGGCCAAGCAACTCTCCGAGGGTCTGGGCTACAAGCTCGTCTCAGGCGGTACCGATAACCACCTCGTCCTCGTTGACCTCAAGCCTAAGGGTGTCGACGGCGCACGCGTCGAGCGTGTTCTCGAACTCGTCGGTGTAGCCAGTAACAAGAACACCGTCCCCGGTGACCGCTCCGCCCTCAAGCCCGGTGGTCTTCGTCTCGGAACACCCGCCATGACAACGCGGGGCTTTAACGGCGAGGACTTCAAGCGCGTGGCTGATATTGTGGACCGCGGTGTGCAGATCACTCTAGCGGTTGATAAGGACGCCCGCGCGGCTGCTGAGGCCAAGGGTGCTAAGAACCCCGGTACTGTAAAGAACTTTTTGGAGTTCTTGGGTGATGGATCTAATGTCAAGGAGATTAAGGCGCTACGAGATGAGGTCGCTGAGTGGGTTGGAGGGTTCCCCCAGCCCTGGCTCAAGTCATGA
- a CDS encoding glycine cleavage H-protein-domain-containing protein — protein sequence MSGLFARQAWASASKLRSTALRAPKTAFACKVNSIAPRRCFSVSMNLLARKYTESHEWVDVAADGKTCTIGISNYAAEALGDVVYVELPSQGEDVSEGESFGSVESVKSASDINSPVSGSVVAVNDPIVDTPADLGKDPEGEGWLIKVEAEDVSALDSLMDEAAYAKHLEEH from the exons ATGTCTGGTCTCTTTGCTCGTCAAGCTTGGGCTTCTGCCTCTAAGCTCCGATCCACTGCTCTTCGAGCTCCCAAGACTGCCTTTGCCTGCAAAGTCAACAGCATTGCTCCCCGACGATGCTTCTCAGTTTCCATGAACC TCCTCGCGAGGAAATACACTGAGAGCCACGAGTGGGTTGACGTCGCCGCCGATGGCAAGACCT GCACAATTGGCATCTCCAACTAcgctgctgaagctctcgGCGACGTTGTCTACGTGGAGCTTCCCTCTCAGGGCGAGGATGTCTCTGAGGGCGAGTCTTTCGGTAGCGTCGAGTCCGTCAAGTCTGCTTCTGACATCAACTCTCCTGTATCAGGCTCTGTCGTGGCGGTCAACGATCCCATCGTCGACACACCCGCTGATCTTGGAAAGGATCCTGAGGGTGAGGGCTGGTTGatcaaggttgaggctgaggatgttTCTGCCCTTGATTCATTGATGGACGAGGCTGCTTATGCTAAGCACCTTGAGGAGCATTAA